From Echinicola jeungdonensis, the proteins below share one genomic window:
- a CDS encoding DUF58 domain-containing protein produces MNQLLKKLRKYEIMIRKVANNHLQGDYQSIFKGAGLEFDDLRPYQYGDDVRTIEWKVSAKGHGTFVKTFKEDKDQSVYFLLDISGSQEIGDERRKKIDLGKEIAGVLTLAAVHEGSQVGLISFSDQKEKIILPGKGVKQGVKVIKGIFNHENKSVKTDLREMFTFALNLIKKRSIIIVISDFIDENYQKPLKALAEKHDLVAIQVTDPRESALPSLGIIPVYDKEEGKTTWVNTAFGNFSKKISDTFTNERASLQTLCKKNQINYLSIDTREDIVLPLIELFRHRNKTMKRG; encoded by the coding sequence ATGAATCAACTGCTGAAAAAACTCAGAAAATACGAAATTATGATCAGGAAAGTGGCCAATAATCACCTTCAAGGAGATTATCAGTCCATTTTCAAAGGGGCGGGTTTGGAATTTGACGATTTACGGCCCTACCAATACGGGGATGATGTCCGAACCATTGAATGGAAGGTTTCAGCCAAAGGTCACGGGACTTTTGTCAAAACCTTCAAAGAGGACAAAGACCAATCCGTGTATTTTCTGTTGGACATCAGTGGCTCTCAGGAAATCGGGGATGAAAGGAGAAAAAAAATTGATTTGGGCAAAGAAATTGCGGGTGTCCTTACGCTTGCCGCCGTCCATGAGGGAAGCCAGGTGGGCCTGATTTCATTTTCAGATCAAAAAGAAAAAATCATCCTTCCAGGGAAAGGGGTAAAACAAGGTGTCAAAGTGATCAAGGGCATTTTTAACCACGAAAACAAATCCGTAAAAACTGACCTTAGGGAAATGTTTACCTTTGCCCTTAATCTCATCAAAAAAAGAAGCATCATCATTGTCATATCGGATTTTATAGACGAAAATTATCAAAAACCGCTAAAAGCCTTGGCAGAAAAACATGACCTGGTAGCTATTCAAGTCACCGACCCTAGGGAATCTGCCCTACCTTCCTTGGGTATCATCCCCGTCTATGATAAGGAAGAAGGCAAAACAACTTGGGTTAATACGGCATTTGGGAATTTTTCCAAAAAAATTTCAGACACCTTCACCAATGAAAGGGCCTCCCTTCAAACATTATGCAAAAAAAATCAGATCAACTACCTTTCTATTGACACCCGGGAGGACATTGTCCTTCCCTTAATTGAATTGTTTAGGCACCGGAATAAAACCATGAAGCGTGGGTAA
- a CDS encoding DUF4296 domain-containing protein, with the protein MKKVILFIVLTVWSVSCSERDRPDSLLPEDKMVSVLVDIHMAEGIASSLPLSYDSSKKLYPMLEHEVFKKHEINDSIFRESFQYYLRDAGKMEELYSRVIDSLNVREKVGE; encoded by the coding sequence GTGAAGAAAGTAATATTATTTATCGTTTTGACTGTTTGGAGTGTTTCCTGTTCAGAAAGGGACCGTCCTGATAGTTTATTGCCCGAAGATAAAATGGTTTCTGTTTTGGTGGATATCCATATGGCAGAGGGGATTGCAAGTTCCCTGCCGCTTTCCTATGATTCTTCCAAAAAACTTTATCCCATGCTGGAACATGAGGTGTTTAAAAAACATGAAATAAATGACAGCATTTTCCGGGAAAGTTTTCAGTATTACTTGAGAGATGCAGGTAAAATGGAAGAACTCTATAGTAGGGTAATCGATTCGTTGAACGTAAGAGAAAAGGTAGGAGAATAA